A DNA window from Candidatus Sulfidibacterium hydrothermale contains the following coding sequences:
- a CDS encoding CoB--CoM heterodisulfide reductase iron-sulfur subunit A family protein: protein MKKKIGVYICHCGGNISDYVDVEKVRKAVEKEEGVFLAKTTMFACADSNQKEMVEDIKENQLDGVVVASCSPKLHLLTFRAAVERAGMNKYNYVHANIREQVSWAHSDNKAGATEKAVKVVKAAIAKVRYAHSLEPVKVEAVNAVAVIGAGVAGMRAAIEFAEAGTDVYLIEREHFVGGRVSQWDNLCTTEETGKELVTRLYDEVMKLDKVTLFTGAEVIENSGSVGNFTLKVKITPRYIKKHCNKGQLQKAIEVCPVVVPDEFNFNITNRKAIYHNYPSEYPHLPVIDIKNCTRCGACEAVCESIDFSQKAETLTLRVGSILLATGFDPYEPKKGEFGYGEIDNVVTFPQFKRIVHICDKELIYKDKKIKNVAYIYCVGSRQVDGENKYCSRYCCTSVIHTANTVKKKYNEVYNYHFTRGIRTYGKQELIYEESCKNGDIYLQSFEYDPPKVEKKGDKTIVTIEDVLTGKKELSVEADLVVLVTGMVPRKDNSIGNLLKIPRGRDKFFNEIHMKLRPVETVIDGVTIAGASQGPKNIMESMNSALSAASKSFSLISSGELDLEPTIATVDTTLCEWCGKCAEACPFDAFEKVEIDGKTVAKVNPAVCKGCGMCLPVCPSNALNLVGLSDEEVESMIDVLLTHD from the coding sequence ATGAAAAAGAAAATAGGTGTTTATATCTGTCACTGCGGCGGAAACATTTCCGACTATGTGGATGTGGAAAAAGTCAGAAAAGCCGTAGAAAAAGAAGAAGGTGTTTTTCTTGCCAAAACCACCATGTTTGCCTGCGCCGATTCCAACCAGAAAGAAATGGTGGAAGACATCAAAGAAAACCAGCTCGACGGCGTAGTGGTAGCTTCCTGTTCGCCCAAGCTGCATCTGCTTACTTTCCGTGCGGCAGTCGAACGTGCCGGCATGAACAAGTACAACTACGTTCACGCCAACATCCGCGAACAGGTTTCGTGGGCCCATTCCGACAACAAAGCCGGTGCTACCGAAAAAGCGGTTAAAGTGGTAAAAGCAGCCATTGCCAAGGTGCGTTATGCCCACTCGCTCGAACCGGTGAAGGTCGAAGCGGTGAATGCCGTGGCAGTTATCGGTGCCGGAGTAGCCGGCATGCGGGCCGCCATCGAATTTGCCGAAGCCGGCACCGACGTGTATCTTATCGAACGCGAACATTTTGTGGGCGGCCGTGTTTCACAATGGGACAACCTCTGTACTACCGAAGAAACCGGAAAAGAGCTGGTAACCCGGTTGTACGACGAAGTGATGAAACTCGATAAAGTAACTCTGTTTACCGGGGCCGAAGTCATCGAAAATTCAGGCAGTGTCGGAAATTTCACCCTGAAAGTGAAAATCACCCCCCGCTACATCAAAAAACACTGCAACAAAGGCCAGCTTCAAAAAGCCATTGAAGTATGTCCGGTGGTCGTACCCGACGAATTTAACTTCAACATCACCAACCGGAAAGCCATTTACCACAATTACCCGAGTGAATATCCGCACTTACCGGTTATCGACATAAAAAACTGTACCCGCTGCGGTGCCTGCGAAGCCGTTTGCGAAAGCATCGACTTCAGCCAGAAAGCCGAAACGCTGACGCTTCGCGTGGGTTCTATCCTGCTGGCCACCGGTTTCGACCCATACGAGCCCAAAAAAGGTGAATTCGGCTACGGCGAAATCGACAATGTGGTCACTTTTCCGCAGTTTAAACGGATTGTCCATATCTGCGATAAAGAATTGATATACAAAGACAAAAAAATAAAAAACGTCGCTTATATTTATTGTGTCGGCAGTCGCCAGGTGGACGGTGAAAACAAATACTGCTCGCGTTACTGCTGTACTTCGGTAATTCACACGGCCAACACCGTTAAAAAGAAATACAACGAAGTTTACAATTATCATTTTACGCGAGGAATACGAACCTACGGAAAACAGGAACTCATCTACGAAGAATCGTGTAAAAACGGCGACATTTACCTGCAGTCGTTCGAATACGATCCGCCCAAAGTGGAGAAAAAAGGCGACAAAACCATCGTCACCATCGAAGACGTGCTTACCGGTAAAAAAGAGCTGTCGGTAGAAGCCGACCTCGTGGTTCTTGTTACCGGCATGGTGCCGCGCAAAGACAATTCCATCGGCAATCTGCTGAAGATTCCCCGCGGACGTGACAAATTTTTCAACGAAATCCACATGAAACTGCGTCCGGTGGAAACGGTAATCGACGGAGTAACCATTGCCGGAGCCAGCCAGGGCCCAAAAAATATCATGGAATCCATGAATTCGGCCCTGTCGGCAGCATCCAAGAGCTTTTCACTCATCAGTTCCGGCGAACTCGACCTGGAACCCACCATTGCCACCGTGGACACCACCCTTTGCGAATGGTGCGGAAAATGCGCGGAAGCCTGTCCTTTCGATGCTTTCGAAAAAGTGGAAATCGACGGCAAAACCGTAGCAAAAGTAAATCCTGCCGTTTGTAAAGGATGCGGTATGTGCCTGCCGGTATGTCCTTCCAATGCACTGAACCTTGTCGGATTGTCCGACGAAGAAGTGGAAAGCATGATTGATGTTTTGTTAACACACGATTAA
- a CDS encoding helix-turn-helix domain-containing protein — translation MEIIKGKTIKYIKEKRTVPQSVKENLKYFNQMKKALLNALRESPKTVPQLAEVLQKPTDEVLFYLMSLLKYGFVEAGEPDDNEEYFYYKIKDNG, via the coding sequence ATGGAAATTATCAAGGGAAAAACCATCAAATACATCAAAGAAAAGCGCACGGTACCCCAAAGCGTTAAAGAAAACCTGAAATATTTCAACCAGATGAAAAAAGCGCTGTTGAATGCTTTGCGCGAAAGTCCAAAAACAGTGCCCCAGCTGGCGGAAGTTCTTCAAAAGCCGACAGACGAAGTCTTGTTTTACCTGATGAGTTTATTGAAATACGGCTTTGTGGAAGCCGGTGAACCGGATGATAACGAAGAATATTTTTATTATAAAATAAAAGACAATGGCTAA
- a CDS encoding 4Fe-4S dicluster domain-containing protein: MAKIDPTFAKELQKYGTADFQACYSCGNCTAVCNLTDENANFPRMYIRYGMLGLKDEILDSKDLWMCYACGDCTAHCPREAIPGDYMATLRRYAIAHYEPTGITRLIFKNNPWYIAIIILLAVILGFFLLTLKPDMTISRWIFQYMPFEIIHNTGEVVFALTGLFMLIGFWNMFRHLSRNYRHEKKEKPKSSPLASLKYVINELTTMKRYQTCDSEEDGFWYKKPAVVRPWFIHWSIMWGFIGLLLATILDFLLKNPATTVWWPSRILGTVSGLFMMYGATMALYYRFSKITDAYAHSKLADWVFLWSLWITGFTGFWMETAVFLGGNDMLDQIIFIIHTIMAMELVLLFAFSKFAHALYRPVALYMYHRMALTN; the protein is encoded by the coding sequence ATGGCTAAGATAGATCCGACATTCGCCAAAGAACTGCAAAAATACGGAACGGCAGATTTTCAGGCATGCTACAGTTGCGGTAACTGTACAGCCGTCTGCAACCTGACGGATGAAAACGCCAATTTCCCGAGGATGTACATTCGTTACGGCATGCTCGGATTAAAAGATGAAATACTCGACAGCAAAGACCTGTGGATGTGCTACGCCTGTGGCGACTGCACCGCCCACTGTCCGCGCGAGGCCATCCCCGGTGACTATATGGCCACCCTGCGACGCTATGCCATCGCCCATTACGAGCCTACCGGCATTACCCGGCTGATTTTTAAAAACAATCCCTGGTACATTGCAATCATTATTTTGCTGGCCGTAATTTTGGGCTTTTTCCTGCTCACACTCAAACCCGATATGACCATCTCGCGCTGGATATTCCAGTACATGCCTTTCGAAATCATTCACAACACCGGTGAAGTGGTTTTTGCCCTGACCGGACTGTTTATGCTTATCGGTTTCTGGAATATGTTCCGGCATCTGTCCCGAAACTACCGGCACGAAAAAAAGGAAAAACCCAAATCGTCGCCACTTGCTTCTTTAAAATATGTCATCAACGAGCTGACTACCATGAAACGTTACCAGACCTGCGACAGCGAAGAAGACGGCTTTTGGTATAAAAAACCGGCCGTTGTCCGCCCCTGGTTTATTCACTGGTCTATCATGTGGGGTTTCATCGGATTGCTGTTAGCCACCATTCTCGACTTTTTACTGAAAAATCCGGCTACTACCGTCTGGTGGCCGTCACGCATTCTCGGAACCGTTTCCGGATTGTTTATGATGTACGGCGCAACCATGGCATTGTACTACCGTTTTAGCAAAATTACCGATGCTTACGCCCATTCCAAACTGGCCGACTGGGTTTTCCTGTGGTCGTTGTGGATAACAGGCTTTACCGGATTCTGGATGGAAACCGCTGTTTTTCTCGGCGGAAATGACATGCTCGACCAAATCATTTTTATCATCCACACCATTATGGCTATGGAGCTGGTTTTGTTATTTGCTTTTTCAAAATTTGCCCATGCCTTATATCGGCCGGTGGCACTGTACATGTATCACCGTATGGCCCTGACAAATTAG
- a CDS encoding molybdopterin-containing oxidoreductase family protein, giving the protein MKTRRQFIKITTAGAGAAALGLHSIKVKGLSLFDSAEQEPVSDENMTATPTYCEVCFWKCAGWTYVDKKGRVRKVIGNKEDPHCNGRLCPRGTGGVGMYNDEDRLKTPLIREIDKNGYQYFRKASWKEALDLVASKMDKLRMEHGPECLALFSHGTGGKLFSHLVKAYGTPNITAPSFAQCRGPREVGFTATYGEGVLSPERTDIRDTKCLVLIGSHIGENMHNGQIQEMSQALDNGATIITVDPRFSTAASHSKYWLPIKPATDIALLLAWMNVIIEEELYDKAYVKKYTYGFDDLKKHVADKTPEWAYGITTIEPEVIRRTAREMAAAAPSVIVHPGRHVTWYGDDTQRSRAIAILNALLGSWGRRGGFYNPEKVHLPNYPHPPYPKPKRSWRDAFPKNKYKLVTEVLSTGICDATIPNPDLDCHLRGWIVYGTNLMASLPDQKKTLEAIHHLDFLVVIDTMPMDITGYADVVLPECTYLERYDPLRTSPHREPYLALRMPAVKPKYDTKPGWWIAKQLAHRLGLDDYFKWNNIEELLDWQLKKVGSSLEEMKRVGVKKFPREYQDLYNLQDLPDYEFNTNTGKIELYATELAAEGFDPFPNYTHHPEPPQGYYRLNYGRAPMHTFSRTINNHNLWDLKKENKVWVNPKVADLWELKDGQEVWLKNQDGIISSFPVKVRVTERIRWDSVYLVHGFGQTDKKLTRAFGRGASDSELVSKIYEDPIMGGTGMRSNFVTFLKENPRKNREEVKA; this is encoded by the coding sequence ATGAAAACAAGACGTCAATTTATCAAAATCACAACAGCAGGTGCCGGCGCTGCAGCTCTCGGATTACATTCCATAAAAGTAAAAGGGCTCAGTCTGTTTGATTCTGCCGAACAGGAACCGGTCAGCGATGAAAACATGACCGCTACGCCTACCTATTGCGAGGTTTGTTTCTGGAAATGTGCCGGCTGGACTTATGTGGACAAAAAAGGCCGGGTCAGAAAAGTTATCGGGAACAAAGAAGATCCGCACTGTAACGGACGACTTTGCCCGAGAGGCACCGGCGGTGTCGGAATGTACAACGATGAAGACCGGTTAAAAACACCACTCATTCGCGAAATTGACAAAAACGGATACCAGTATTTCCGTAAAGCCAGCTGGAAAGAAGCACTGGACCTGGTGGCATCAAAAATGGACAAGTTGCGGATGGAACACGGTCCTGAATGCTTGGCTCTGTTTAGCCACGGCACCGGCGGAAAACTTTTTTCCCACCTGGTAAAAGCATACGGCACACCGAACATTACCGCCCCGTCCTTTGCCCAGTGTCGCGGACCACGCGAAGTGGGTTTTACCGCTACTTATGGCGAAGGAGTCCTTTCACCGGAAAGAACGGATATCCGTGATACCAAATGTCTGGTTCTGATTGGCTCGCACATCGGAGAAAACATGCACAACGGGCAAATACAGGAAATGTCGCAGGCACTTGATAATGGCGCTACCATTATTACTGTTGACCCGCGGTTTTCCACGGCAGCATCTCACTCCAAATATTGGCTCCCCATTAAACCGGCTACCGATATAGCCCTGTTGCTGGCCTGGATGAATGTGATTATTGAAGAAGAATTATATGATAAAGCGTATGTAAAAAAATACACCTACGGCTTTGACGATCTTAAAAAACATGTGGCCGACAAAACTCCCGAATGGGCTTATGGCATTACTACCATTGAGCCGGAAGTAATCCGTCGTACAGCAAGAGAAATGGCGGCTGCCGCACCTTCGGTAATTGTCCACCCGGGACGCCATGTAACCTGGTACGGAGATGATACCCAACGCTCCCGGGCTATTGCTATTTTGAATGCCCTGCTGGGATCGTGGGGACGAAGAGGCGGATTTTACAATCCTGAAAAAGTGCATCTGCCCAATTATCCTCACCCGCCCTATCCCAAACCCAAACGGTCGTGGCGCGATGCTTTCCCGAAAAACAAATACAAACTGGTTACCGAAGTACTTTCCACCGGGATTTGCGATGCTACCATTCCGAATCCCGATTTAGACTGCCACTTGCGCGGATGGATCGTTTACGGAACCAACCTGATGGCTTCGTTACCCGACCAGAAAAAAACGCTGGAAGCTATTCATCACCTGGATTTTCTGGTGGTCATTGACACCATGCCCATGGATATTACAGGATATGCCGATGTGGTACTTCCCGAATGTACTTATCTGGAACGCTACGATCCGCTGAGAACATCGCCCCATCGCGAGCCTTATCTTGCTTTGCGCATGCCGGCAGTAAAACCGAAATATGACACCAAACCCGGCTGGTGGATCGCCAAACAACTGGCTCACCGTCTCGGACTGGATGACTATTTTAAATGGAATAATATCGAAGAACTCCTTGACTGGCAGCTCAAAAAAGTAGGATCATCCCTTGAAGAGATGAAACGTGTCGGGGTAAAGAAATTCCCGCGTGAGTATCAGGATTTATATAATCTGCAGGATTTACCGGATTACGAATTCAACACCAATACCGGAAAAATTGAATTGTATGCCACCGAGCTGGCTGCCGAAGGCTTTGATCCGTTCCCCAACTACACTCATCATCCGGAACCGCCACAAGGCTACTACCGGTTAAACTACGGCCGTGCCCCCATGCATACTTTTAGCCGTACGATCAACAACCACAATCTTTGGGACTTAAAAAAGGAAAACAAAGTTTGGGTAAATCCAAAAGTAGCTGATCTGTGGGAATTAAAAGACGGACAGGAAGTTTGGTTAAAAAATCAGGACGGAATTATCTCATCATTTCCTGTTAAAGTAAGAGTTACTGAACGTATCCGGTGGGATTCGGTTTATCTGGTCCATGGTTTTGGACAAACCGATAAAAAACTGACCCGTGCTTTTGGCCGTGGAGCCAGTGACTCTGAGCTGGTATCCAAAATTTACGAAGATCCCATTATGGGAGGTACCGGCATGAGAAGCAATTTTGTTACTTTTTTAAAAGAAAATCCCAGAAAAAACAGAGAGGAGGTTAAAGCATGA
- a CDS encoding 4Fe-4S dicluster domain-containing protein, with protein MRYAMAIDTKKCVGCSDCVVACQTENNVPHGYCRDWIVESVSGTYPVVELEFRSERCNHCDNAPCVRCCPTGASHIAEGGIVLVTHDECIGCGACIESCPYEARYPHPDGYVDKCTFCIHRVEKGQNPACVDVCPTHCLHFGDLDDPNSDVSVAMRDRKWKVLAPEAGTKPQLYFLM; from the coding sequence ATGAGATACGCCATGGCCATTGACACTAAAAAATGTGTCGGCTGCAGCGACTGCGTTGTTGCCTGCCAAACAGAAAATAATGTTCCTCACGGTTATTGCCGCGACTGGATTGTGGAAAGTGTAAGCGGAACTTATCCCGTTGTAGAACTGGAGTTTCGCTCAGAGCGCTGTAATCACTGCGACAATGCACCCTGTGTAAGATGTTGCCCGACAGGGGCAAGCCACATCGCCGAAGGCGGAATTGTACTGGTTACACACGATGAGTGCATCGGATGTGGCGCTTGTATTGAATCTTGTCCTTACGAAGCCCGTTATCCGCATCCGGACGGTTACGTGGATAAATGTACTTTTTGTATTCACCGGGTAGAAAAAGGGCAAAACCCTGCCTGTGTGGATGTTTGCCCTACTCATTGCCTGCATTTTGGCGATCTGGACGATCCCAACAGCGATGTTTCCGTTGCCATGCGCGACCGCAAATGGAAAGTTCTGGCTCCTGAAGCCGGTACCAAACCACAATTGTATTTTCTTATGTAA
- the nrfD gene encoding NrfD/PsrC family molybdoenzyme membrane anchor subunit, which translates to MKEELFASGRHIPHIDPYLNIWHWPIALYLFLGGLAAGILFFAGYFVVKGKEKEMPATVKWATIIAPLALVIGLSALFYDLHHKLYFWRLYTTIRLSSPMSWGAWTLMVITPLSFVWVASYMKEMFPKWDWKLEILNKFERWVIKNRVPFAWIMMILSIILGVYTGILLSAFNARPLWNTSILGPLFLTSGLSTGLAAIMWISKSEQERKVISRIDLILILVELFLIIHLFMGFLAGTAVKQEAAALFLGGEFTVTFWVFVVILGLAFPATLEALELRGYHVPKWLPPFLILFGGLAFRFIMVEAGQITRFLY; encoded by the coding sequence ATGAAAGAAGAATTATTTGCCAGCGGACGTCATATTCCACATATCGATCCTTACCTGAACATCTGGCACTGGCCCATTGCCCTTTATCTGTTTTTAGGCGGACTGGCAGCCGGAATCCTATTTTTTGCAGGCTATTTTGTGGTAAAAGGAAAAGAAAAAGAGATGCCCGCCACGGTAAAATGGGCAACCATTATCGCCCCCCTGGCACTCGTCATCGGATTATCCGCTCTCTTTTACGATTTGCACCACAAACTCTACTTCTGGCGGCTTTACACCACCATCCGGCTTTCATCGCCCATGTCATGGGGAGCCTGGACCCTCATGGTCATTACCCCGTTATCTTTTGTCTGGGTAGCCAGTTACATGAAAGAGATGTTTCCCAAGTGGGACTGGAAACTGGAAATTCTCAACAAATTCGAAAGATGGGTTATCAAAAACCGGGTTCCTTTTGCCTGGATTATGATGATCCTGTCCATTATTCTCGGGGTTTACACCGGAATTTTACTTTCCGCTTTTAATGCAAGGCCGTTGTGGAACACTTCCATTCTGGGTCCGTTGTTTCTCACTTCTGGACTTTCAACCGGACTGGCTGCCATTATGTGGATTTCCAAAAGTGAACAGGAAAGAAAAGTCATCAGCCGGATTGACCTGATCCTCATCCTGGTCGAACTTTTCTTAATCATCCACCTTTTTATGGGATTTTTAGCCGGAACAGCCGTAAAACAGGAAGCAGCTGCGCTGTTTCTCGGTGGAGAGTTTACCGTTACTTTCTGGGTATTTGTCGTCATTCTCGGACTGGCTTTCCCCGCCACGCTCGAAGCGCTGGAATTGCGCGGTTATCATGTTCCGAAATGGCTTCCTCCTTTTCTCATTCTGTTTGGCGGACTGGCTTTCCGTTTTATTATGGTGGAAGCCGGACAAATTACACGATTTTTATACTAA
- a CDS encoding YeeE/YedE thiosulfate transporter family protein encodes MDTNHNRPHYINPYLGGVLLGLLVLLTVYITGRGLGASGAVKSTVVTTAKIITPAKAEHNAYMKKFISPDHSPMYNWLIFESLGIFFGGLLSGILFGRVKKFRIEKSPKITNKTRLLAALAGGILFGIGSQFGRGCTSGAALSGSATFAFGGVLVMLAIFGTGYILAWFFRKLWI; translated from the coding sequence ATGGATACAAATCATAACAGACCCCATTACATCAATCCTTATCTCGGCGGAGTATTGCTGGGATTATTGGTCCTGTTAACGGTGTATATTACCGGACGCGGGCTGGGTGCCAGCGGAGCAGTAAAAAGCACAGTGGTCACCACCGCCAAGATAATTACCCCGGCCAAAGCCGAGCACAATGCCTACATGAAAAAATTCATCAGTCCGGATCATTCTCCCATGTACAATTGGCTGATTTTTGAATCACTCGGGATTTTCTTCGGCGGACTTCTTTCCGGGATTCTTTTCGGAAGGGTTAAAAAATTCAGGATTGAAAAAAGCCCGAAAATCACGAACAAAACCCGGTTATTAGCCGCTTTAGCCGGTGGAATTCTCTTCGGTATCGGCAGCCAGTTCGGACGTGGATGTACCAGCGGGGCCGCGCTGAGCGGAAGTGCTACTTTTGCTTTTGGCGGTGTACTGGTTATGCTTGCCATCTTCGGTACCGGTTACATTCTAGCCTGGTTTTTCAGAAAATTATGGATTTAA
- a CDS encoding YeeE/YedE thiosulfate transporter family protein codes for MGPLIPNGIINGDWSFVIALLIGIAFGFLLEASGFSSSRNITGVFYGYNFVVLRVFFTAVIVAMVGLLYFDYFGWLDLSKIFILPTFLKPMLLGGVIMGLGFIIGGFCPGTSYTAIAIGKLDGLFFAIGLFIGIYIFALAFPLFKDFYYSDNMGHVTLTDVTGIPAPWFAAGFTVIALAAFWITMVIEKRVRKNFTEYKF; via the coding sequence ATGGGACCATTAATACCTAACGGAATCATCAACGGGGACTGGAGTTTTGTTATAGCATTACTCATCGGTATCGCTTTTGGATTTCTCCTTGAAGCATCCGGTTTTTCCTCTTCACGCAATATCACCGGCGTTTTTTACGGTTACAATTTTGTTGTACTACGCGTCTTTTTTACTGCTGTAATTGTTGCCATGGTCGGACTGCTTTATTTCGATTATTTCGGATGGCTTGACCTGAGCAAGATTTTTATCCTGCCCACGTTTCTGAAGCCTATGTTGCTGGGCGGAGTTATCATGGGACTGGGATTCATCATCGGCGGTTTCTGCCCGGGAACCAGTTACACAGCTATCGCTATCGGTAAACTGGACGGTTTATTTTTTGCTATCGGCCTTTTCATCGGAATTTACATTTTCGCCCTGGCTTTCCCGCTGTTCAAAGATTTTTATTACAGCGACAACATGGGACATGTCACGCTGACCGATGTAACCGGCATTCCGGCGCCCTGGTTTGCTGCCGGGTTTACCGTAATTGCTCTCGCGGCTTTCTGGATTACCATGGTCATTGAAAAACGCGTCAGGAAAAATTTTACAGAATATAAATTTTAA
- a CDS encoding rhodanese-like domain-containing protein encodes MNRNYIFLTLLMLALALGTLFIKKEPALPETPPETLLPETLLWEIIQPTRYVSTDQVAKMIIQKDPSLEIVDVRSPKAFSRFTLPGAVNVPPDSLLSPSGSDYFGIPGIKVVFISDDGILADQMWVLAKRLGYKDLYVMKGGLNRWMETIIQPKEPGEGEPYTAFEKYEFRQGARLYFTGAKVKTTKATKTKVVVRRKKKATVASGGC; translated from the coding sequence ATGAACCGAAATTATATTTTCCTTACCCTGCTTATGCTGGCACTGGCATTGGGCACACTTTTTATAAAAAAGGAGCCTGCACTGCCTGAAACGCCGCCCGAGACATTATTACCCGAGACATTATTATGGGAAATCATACAGCCTACCCGGTACGTTTCAACGGATCAGGTGGCCAAAATGATCATCCAGAAAGATCCGTCATTAGAGATCGTGGATGTTCGCTCACCCAAAGCTTTTTCCCGGTTTACCCTGCCTGGTGCTGTAAACGTGCCACCCGACAGTCTGCTCTCTCCTTCCGGTTCTGATTATTTTGGAATCCCGGGAATAAAAGTCGTTTTTATTTCGGACGACGGAATTTTGGCTGACCAGATGTGGGTTTTAGCAAAAAGATTGGGATATAAAGACTTATATGTTATGAAAGGTGGGCTTAACCGTTGGATGGAAACCATTATCCAACCTAAAGAACCCGGTGAAGGTGAACCTTATACCGCCTTTGAGAAATATGAATTCCGCCAAGGCGCCCGGCTCTATTTTACCGGCGCCAAAGTAAAAACGACCAAAGCCACAAAAACCAAAGTTGTTGTACGGCGAAAAAAGAAAGCTACCGTCGCTTCCGGCGGATGTTAA
- a CDS encoding rhodanese-like domain-containing protein has product MHEHEHNPKKTLITVIIFVLIIIVGFLTLHKPRFRYQLTINETVKMLKDKNNAFYPYQLTDVIDQVNTKVVLIDIRNKFAFSRGHIPGAENISAYDLTQKKNIKHLEALADKGITVVLYGNDQLQANGPWMWFRMTGFNNVKYLLGGYNYYQKHKNNLAQTQKDKSYLTGIPRYDYAKLASSPAQTTVSKTKVKKPVIIRRKKKATVASGGC; this is encoded by the coding sequence ATGCACGAACACGAACATAATCCCAAAAAGACCCTGATCACCGTCATCATTTTTGTGCTCATTATTATTGTCGGATTTCTGACGCTGCACAAACCCCGTTTCCGGTACCAACTTACCATTAACGAGACGGTAAAAATGTTAAAAGATAAAAACAATGCTTTTTATCCTTATCAGCTTACCGATGTCATCGACCAGGTAAATACCAAAGTCGTTCTGATCGATATCCGCAATAAGTTTGCTTTTAGCCGCGGACATATCCCTGGAGCTGAAAATATTTCGGCATACGACCTAACCCAAAAGAAAAACATCAAACACCTGGAAGCATTGGCAGATAAAGGAATTACTGTTGTCCTTTACGGTAATGATCAACTACAGGCCAATGGCCCGTGGATGTGGTTCAGGATGACCGGCTTTAACAACGTAAAATACCTTCTTGGAGGATATAATTACTATCAGAAACATAAAAACAACCTGGCACAAACGCAAAAAGACAAAAGCTATCTTACCGGCATTCCACGGTATGACTATGCTAAGCTTGCCAGCAGTCCGGCACAAACAACTGTTTCAAAAACGAAAGTGAAAAAACCGGTAATCATCCGCAGAAAGAAAAAAGCTACCGTGGCTTCCGGTGGATGCTAA